Part of the Weissella coleopterorum genome is shown below.
ATGATGCTGTTGATTGGTTTATTACATTGGAAGCTGACGCAGATCAAAGTGAAGCCGATCATTTTTTAAATTATCTATCAGAATATAAGCATTATGAAATAATGATCACAAATCGTACCAATGGCCGGCAAGCATTGATTAATTTACAAGATATTATTGCAGTTCAAGTTAATCGAAATAACCTTGAAATTATTACTGTTGATGCTCATTATGAAATCAGAAGTAGTCTCACGCAGTTCATTCATAAACTTAATCACGATTTTATACAAATTAGTCAATCGTCAGTAATTCAGTTAAGTAAGTTAACTGAAGTTAAGAGCAATTGGGGAAACGCTATGGCTGTTTTAGACAATGGTGTAGAAATTGAAATTTCTCGTCGCTACTTAACCAAATTGAAAAATCGGCTGGAGGAAAGCTCATGGTAAATAATTATAAAGCACTAGTATTACGCCATGTTTTAGTGGGGATGATTTTTGGCGCTTTTTCTCAAATGCTATATAGCATTTTAACGGGGTATATTTTTCCAAATCGGCAGAGTCTAATTTGGCTGTTATTATTTAGTGGGCTAGTCGGACTAACAACTTTAATTTTTGATCTATTTGAGAGGTGGCCTAAAGCATTAATTTATTTAATTCATTTTGGAGTAGTAAGTTTATTAGCTCTGGTTTTTAATTTTAATGGCAGTTGGTTTGATCCATTAGCGGTCGGGCAGGTATTAATAATAACTTTTATCATATATTTACTTAATATCTTTCTATCAATCTATCTCTTCAAGAAAAAAATATTTAATATTAATAAATTATTAAACGATCAACTAAAG
Proteins encoded:
- a CDS encoding LytTR family DNA-binding domain-containing protein translates to MKFNFKANNDAVDWFITLEADADQSEADHFLNYLSEYKHYEIMITNRTNGRQALINLQDIIAVQVNRNNLEIITVDAHYEIRSSLTQFIHKLNHDFIQISQSSVIQLSKLTEVKSNWGNAMAVLDNGVEIEISRRYLTKLKNRLEESSW
- a CDS encoding DUF3021 family protein; protein product: MVNNYKALVLRHVLVGMIFGAFSQMLYSILTGYIFPNRQSLIWLLLFSGLVGLTTLIFDLFERWPKALIYLIHFGVVSLLALVFNFNGSWFDPLAVGQVLIITFIIYLLNIFLSIYLFKKKIFNINKLLNDQLK